A DNA window from Pogona vitticeps strain Pit_001003342236 chromosome 2, PviZW2.1, whole genome shotgun sequence contains the following coding sequences:
- the LOC110090959 gene encoding uncharacterized protein LOC110090959 isoform X1, whose product MELCLLSMLIQLFILRTGQALMTKIVCESGEQTSLPCEASSSHTRWFWFPLNPTCANISGNWVEIAQNHTTHEVTPLRFNQRLTFYNQKSLLLRNLVMSDAGIYLCRLPNGSETHTELQVDPGCHNNLLVSYEWLHPSLLKLSCHHCVFPRRTDSFRWVVNSKPLGNRRWAKKSNHGSTVMLHPFRQTVWGRWECHSLDYTSWVSEICLVAPISYMEADFGSADTTSWASFLSSSSPLARTTDVTPTGHALKRIAVWIWTLLLVGLVLLLAALGMAVWLKRKHQERKKWTDPTRQKEIMKKENLDEIFSPCGSSFQRPASLYYAQLQHPRRKSTSIRTADSSTVYAVIV is encoded by the exons ATGGAGCTTTGTCTACTGAGCATGCTGATACAACTATTCATCTTGAGGACCGGGCAAG CTCTCATGACAAAGATTGTTTGTGAATCTGGGGAACAAACTTCACTTCCCTGCGAAGCCTCAAGCTCCCATACACGTTGGTTCTGGTTCCCCTTGAATCCCACATGTGCCAACATAAGTGGGAATTGGGTGGAGATAGCCCAGAATCATACCACACATGAAGTAACTCCTCTTCGGTTCAACCAGCGCCTGACATTCTACAATCAAAAATCATTGCTTCTCAGGAATCTGGTCATGAGCGATGCCGGTATCTATCTGTGCCGCCTCCCCAATGGCTCAGAAACTCACACTGAACTGCAGGTGGACCCAG GCTGCCACAACAACCTGCTTGTCTCCTATGAGTGGCTTCATCCTTCTTTGTTGAAACTCAGTTGCCATCACTGCGTTTTCCCGAGGAGGACAGACTCTTTCCGCTGGGTGGTGAATTCAAAGCCACTGGGGAACCGACGCTGGGCGAAGAAGAGCAACCATGGGTCTACCGTCATGCTGCATCCCTTCCGGCAAACCGTTTGGGGCCGCTGGGAGTGTCATTCCCTCGATTACACTTCCTGGGTCTCTGAAATTTGTTTGGTTGCGCCCATCAGTTACATGGAAGCAG ATTTCGGTTCGGCAGACACAACATCGTGGGCCTCCTTCCTTTCGTCAAGTTCTCCCCTTGCTAGGACCACAGATGTTACACCCACTGGGCATGCTCTGAAGAGGATAGCTGTCTGGATTTGGACCTTGCTGTTGGTGGGGCTGGTTTTGCTTCTGGCTGCTCTCGGAATGGCTGTGTGGTTGAAGAG GAaacaccaagaaagaaagaaatggacag ATCCAACCAGACAGAAGGAAATAATGAAAAAGGAGAATCTGGATGAG ATCTTCTCTCCTTGTGGTTCCTCCTTCCAGAGACCTGCTTCCCTTTATTATGCTCAACTACAACATCCCCGAAGGAAATCCACCAGCATTCGAACTGCAGACAGCTCCACAGTGTATGCAGTCATCGTCTGA
- the LOC110090959 gene encoding uncharacterized protein LOC110090959 isoform X2, with protein MELCLLSMLIQLFILRTGQALMTKIVCESGEQTSLPCEASSSHTRWFWFPLNPTCANISGNWVEIAQNHTTHEVTPLRFNQRLTFYNQKSLLLRNLVMSDAGIYLCRLPNGSETHTELQVDPGCHNNLLVSYEWLHPSLLKLSCHHCVFPRRTDSFRWVVNSKPLGNRRWAKKSNHGSTVMLHPFRQTVWGRWECHSLDYTSWVSEICLVAPISYMEADFGSADTTSWASFLSSSSPLARTTDVTPTGHALKRIAVWIWTLLLVGLVLLLAALGMAVWLKRKHQERKKWTDPTRQKEIMKKENLDERPASLYYAQLQHPRRKSTSIRTADSSTVYAVIV; from the exons ATGGAGCTTTGTCTACTGAGCATGCTGATACAACTATTCATCTTGAGGACCGGGCAAG CTCTCATGACAAAGATTGTTTGTGAATCTGGGGAACAAACTTCACTTCCCTGCGAAGCCTCAAGCTCCCATACACGTTGGTTCTGGTTCCCCTTGAATCCCACATGTGCCAACATAAGTGGGAATTGGGTGGAGATAGCCCAGAATCATACCACACATGAAGTAACTCCTCTTCGGTTCAACCAGCGCCTGACATTCTACAATCAAAAATCATTGCTTCTCAGGAATCTGGTCATGAGCGATGCCGGTATCTATCTGTGCCGCCTCCCCAATGGCTCAGAAACTCACACTGAACTGCAGGTGGACCCAG GCTGCCACAACAACCTGCTTGTCTCCTATGAGTGGCTTCATCCTTCTTTGTTGAAACTCAGTTGCCATCACTGCGTTTTCCCGAGGAGGACAGACTCTTTCCGCTGGGTGGTGAATTCAAAGCCACTGGGGAACCGACGCTGGGCGAAGAAGAGCAACCATGGGTCTACCGTCATGCTGCATCCCTTCCGGCAAACCGTTTGGGGCCGCTGGGAGTGTCATTCCCTCGATTACACTTCCTGGGTCTCTGAAATTTGTTTGGTTGCGCCCATCAGTTACATGGAAGCAG ATTTCGGTTCGGCAGACACAACATCGTGGGCCTCCTTCCTTTCGTCAAGTTCTCCCCTTGCTAGGACCACAGATGTTACACCCACTGGGCATGCTCTGAAGAGGATAGCTGTCTGGATTTGGACCTTGCTGTTGGTGGGGCTGGTTTTGCTTCTGGCTGCTCTCGGAATGGCTGTGTGGTTGAAGAG GAaacaccaagaaagaaagaaatggacag ATCCAACCAGACAGAAGGAAATAATGAAAAAGGAGAATCTGGATGAG AGACCTGCTTCCCTTTATTATGCTCAACTACAACATCCCCGAAGGAAATCCACCAGCATTCGAACTGCAGACAGCTCCACAGTGTATGCAGTCATCGTCTGA
- the LOC110090965 gene encoding TNF receptor-associated factor 1 isoform X2: protein MSCSEMSSEYPKEKEIEPLSHFDKGSLHYQNIRSGQGEEIVASQLPHLLEALHQLADLGFPLEKVWERLRTGVPFNQKVAELEARQKTLENIISVLSHELGRREEDPGVTLGEAMARILYLEEKVEQQESLLALKDVMISNLVSRIHALEHTTYDGCFLWKIPEVGLRIREAQTGSRRALYSPAFYTSRYGYKVCLKLFLNGDGTGSGTHLSLFLVLMKGEYDFQLKWPFQHKVTFTLLDQVNKHHVSSSFVPLESSSSFQRPVNKTNVASGLPEFCPLNLLHRPQTTYICNDVLAIQAVINTKA, encoded by the exons ATGAG CTGTAGCGAAATGTCTTCCGAATACCCAAAGGAGAAGGAAATTGAACCACTCAGCCATTTTGACAAG GGTAGTCTTCACTATCAGAACATACGCAGTGGACAAGGGGAAGAAATTGTGGCATCTCAGCTGCCGCATCTCCTTGAGGCTTTGCATCAATTGGCAGACCTGGGCTTCCCTCTTGAGAAGGTGTGGGAGAGGCTGAGGACTGGCGTTCCGTTTAATCAGAAAGTGGCTGAGCTGGAAGCACGGCAGAAGACCTTGGAGAACATTATCTCGGTCTTGAGCCATGAGTTGGGTAGAAGAGAGGAAGACCCCGGAGTCACCCTTGGGGAGGCCATGGCCAGAATTCTCTACCTGGAGGAGAAG GTGGAACAGCAAGAGTCACTGCTTGCCCTGAAGGATGTGATGATCAGCAACTTGGTATCTCGAATCCATGCCCTGGAACACACCACGTACGATGGGTGCTTCCTCTGGAAGATCCCTGAGGTGGGGCTTCGGATTCGGGAAGCACAAACGGGAAGCCGGAGAGCACTTTATTCCCCTG CATTCTACACCAGTCGCTACGGTTACAAAGTCTGCCTCAAGCTCTTCCTGAATGGAGACGGCACAGGATCTGGAAcccacctctctcttttcttggttCTGATGAAAGGGGAATATGATTTCCAACTGAAATGGCCTTTCCAGCATAAG GTCACATTCACTCTCCTGGATCAAGTCAACAAGCATCACGTCTCATCCTCATTCGTTCCCTTGGAGTCTTCCTCCTCATTCCAGCGGCCTGTGAATAAAACCAATGTTGCCAGTGGCCTTCCTGAGTTCTGTCCCTTGAATCTACTCCACCGCCCCCAGACTACCTATATCTGCAACGACGTGTTAGCCATTCAAGCAGTGATCAACACAAAGGCTTAG
- the LOC110090965 gene encoding TNF receptor-associated factor 1 isoform X1, giving the protein MYPEALTTGNLSCSEMSSEYPKEKEIEPLSHFDKGSLHYQNIRSGQGEEIVASQLPHLLEALHQLADLGFPLEKVWERLRTGVPFNQKVAELEARQKTLENIISVLSHELGRREEDPGVTLGEAMARILYLEEKVEQQESLLALKDVMISNLVSRIHALEHTTYDGCFLWKIPEVGLRIREAQTGSRRALYSPAFYTSRYGYKVCLKLFLNGDGTGSGTHLSLFLVLMKGEYDFQLKWPFQHKVTFTLLDQVNKHHVSSSFVPLESSSSFQRPVNKTNVASGLPEFCPLNLLHRPQTTYICNDVLAIQAVINTKA; this is encoded by the exons ATGTACCCAGAAGCACTGACCACTGGAAACCTGAG CTGTAGCGAAATGTCTTCCGAATACCCAAAGGAGAAGGAAATTGAACCACTCAGCCATTTTGACAAG GGTAGTCTTCACTATCAGAACATACGCAGTGGACAAGGGGAAGAAATTGTGGCATCTCAGCTGCCGCATCTCCTTGAGGCTTTGCATCAATTGGCAGACCTGGGCTTCCCTCTTGAGAAGGTGTGGGAGAGGCTGAGGACTGGCGTTCCGTTTAATCAGAAAGTGGCTGAGCTGGAAGCACGGCAGAAGACCTTGGAGAACATTATCTCGGTCTTGAGCCATGAGTTGGGTAGAAGAGAGGAAGACCCCGGAGTCACCCTTGGGGAGGCCATGGCCAGAATTCTCTACCTGGAGGAGAAG GTGGAACAGCAAGAGTCACTGCTTGCCCTGAAGGATGTGATGATCAGCAACTTGGTATCTCGAATCCATGCCCTGGAACACACCACGTACGATGGGTGCTTCCTCTGGAAGATCCCTGAGGTGGGGCTTCGGATTCGGGAAGCACAAACGGGAAGCCGGAGAGCACTTTATTCCCCTG CATTCTACACCAGTCGCTACGGTTACAAAGTCTGCCTCAAGCTCTTCCTGAATGGAGACGGCACAGGATCTGGAAcccacctctctcttttcttggttCTGATGAAAGGGGAATATGATTTCCAACTGAAATGGCCTTTCCAGCATAAG GTCACATTCACTCTCCTGGATCAAGTCAACAAGCATCACGTCTCATCCTCATTCGTTCCCTTGGAGTCTTCCTCCTCATTCCAGCGGCCTGTGAATAAAACCAATGTTGCCAGTGGCCTTCCTGAGTTCTGTCCCTTGAATCTACTCCACCGCCCCCAGACTACCTATATCTGCAACGACGTGTTAGCCATTCAAGCAGTGATCAACACAAAGGCTTAG